The Gemmatimonadota bacterium genome contains the following window.
TGTCTCTGGTTTTTTCGTCCCTGCTGTACGAGCGGATCAGGGGCTGGCAGGTGTACAGGTTTTTCATCTTTCTCCCGTACATGATACCGGTTGTGGTTACCGGCATCGCGTTTGGTTACATCCTTCAGTACCGCGGTCTGGTCAACAGGGTCCTTGATTTCGCCGGACTGGGTGGGCTGCGCCAGGATTGGCTGGGAGATCCTCATCTCGCTTTTTTTACCGTAGGGGGTGTGATCGTCTGGCGGGAATTGGGGTTGGGCATCGTCCTGTTCCTGGCCCGCCTGATGCAGGTTCCGGGCGAACTCTACGAAAGTGCCCGTATTGATGGGGCGGGCTGGTGGCAGACACTTTATTACGTTACGGTTCCGCAGCTGAGTACGGTGATTCTGTTTTACACGAGTGTTATGATGATTCAGCTGTTTAGCTGGGTATTCAATTATATCTTTGTACTGACCCGGGGCGGGCCCGGCTTCACCACCTACGTGAGTGAATTTTATATCTATCAGCGGGCTTTCAGCTACGACGAGATCGGCGTTGCCTCCGCCTGTTCGTTTGTCGTGGTATTGCTCGTCGCTGTGGGCCTATCCGGCCTTTTCAGCCTGCTGCGCCGGGTGGAAATCTTCGAGTAGAGGATACTCGCGATGGTCCAAAGATTTATTCGGTCGGCCATGTGCCACTTTGTTCTGCTCGGGCTGTGCATCGTGGCCCTCGTCCCCCTCTACTTTATGTTGGTTTCGGCTCTTAAAGAGCAGATGGAGTTTTTCCAAGATCCGGTGGGATTGCCCTCTTCGCCTGTGCTGAACAATTTTGCCGTTGTCTTTGGCCAGTCGAAGTTTGCACGGTGGATTTTGAACAGCACTGTTCTCACAATCGCGTCGGTCGGTTTGACGCTCGGTATCTCGTGCTTTGCAGCTTACGCCTTCGCCCGGATCCCTTTCACGGGCCGGCACGTACTCTTTCGGCTGACCTCGGCGCTGATGGCCGTTCCGGTCATCGCCATGATCGTGCCGCTATTTGTCTTTATGGTGAAGGTCGGTCTGGTGAACACCTATCCGGCGGCCATTGCGGTGTATTGCGGGTTTATGTTGCCCTATACCACGTTTTTTTTGACTGGCTTCTTCAGCCAGCTGCCCCGGGGAATCTTCGACGCAGCTCTGATCGATGGGTGTTCGCACGGGTTGCTGTTGCGCAAAATCGTGCTGCCGCTGTCCCTTCCGGCGATCGCCACCTTGGCCATCGTCAACGCGTTGTGGGTCTGGAATGAGTTGCTCATCTCCCTGGTGCTCCTGCAGGCCGACGATATGCGCACACTTATGGTGGGGATCACTGTTTTTCGGGATCGATTCGGCGTCAATGTGCCAGTGACGATGGCGGGATTGCTCGTGGCCGTTTTTCCGATGCTTCTTTTGTACCTCAGTGGTCTGCGCTATTTTGTTTCCGGCCTGATGGTCGGTTCGCTCAAAGGTGAATGACAGCCAGCGGATGGCGGACGGAAACTCAGGAGAGAGATGCGTGTCACCAAAAAGAAGAGGTAGCGATGGCGAGCGTGACTCTGAAGCGTGTGCGAAAGGTGTTCGACAAAGCGGTGGTGGCAGTAGAGGATGTCGATCTCCAGGTGGAAGATGGAGAGTTTGTGGTCCTGGTGGGTCCGTCCGGGTGCGGGAAGACGACAATCCTCCGGATGATCGCCGGTCTGGAGGAGGTGACCAGAGGAGAGATCTATATCGGGGAGGTCCTGGCAAACAACCTCCTGCCCAAAGATCGGGATATTGCCATGGTCTTCCAGAATTACGCCCTCTACCCCCACATGTCCGTTTACCAGAATATGGCCTTCGGGTTGAAGCTGCGGAAATACCGGAAGGAGGAGATCGACGCCCGGGTAAGGGAAGCGGCAGATATTCTGGGAATCGGCGACCTGCTTGACCGGAAGCCGAAGGCGCTGTCGGGTGGACAGCGACAGCGCGTGGCGGTGGGGCGGGCTATCGTTCGGAAACCGAAGGTCTTTCTGTTCGACGAGCCGCTGTCGAACCTGGATGCCGGGCTGCGCGTCCAGATGCGCACAGAGATCAGCAAGCTGCATATGCATCTGGACGCGACGATGATCTATGTCACCCACGATCAGGTCGAGGCGATGACGATGGGGGATCGGATTGTAGCGATGCGAGAGGGACGGATCCAGCAGATTGGTTCCCCTATCGATCTCTACCGGCATCCGGTCAACCGGTTTGTGGCCGGTTTTATCGGCAGCCCGTCAATGAATTTTCTGGAGGGCAGGCTGACCCGAAACAAGGGGGTGGCCTTTTCCTGCGATGCCATCTGCTTCCCCATTCCAGAGCGATGTACCGGTTGCCTGCAAGCCTACATCGGCCGGGATCTGGTACTGGGCATCAGACCGGAACATATTGTCGAGGCGTCTGCTCCCTACGGGCCTCAGGAACGAGGGGAGGTCCGCGCCAGCGTTGAGGTGGTAGAACCGATGGGAAACGAGACCTATCTCTACCTGAGGGCGGAAGATACACGGTTTGTCGCCCGTATCTATACGGATTGGATTCCGGCAGTCGGCGAAACGGTTCACCTGGCGTTCGATTTGGCCGAGATACACTTTTTCGACAAAGAGACGGGAGCAGCCCTGATTTCGAACGAATGGGATAGCTGAACCCTGTTTTAACCTGAATAGACATGGAGGATGGAAATGCGGGTTTTCTTGTTGTTACTGATCGCGGTTCCCGTCTGGGCTCTGGCTTCGGACCAGGAGGAGGTCGAGGCGCATTATCGGCGCGGCGTCGAATCTGTGGATCAGAGCCAGCACAAGCAGGCGATCCAGGCATTTCTTCGCTGTCTGGAACTCGACGCCTCCCACTACGATGCCCGCGTGCGGCTGGCAGAGATCTATCTGAGGCAGCAGATGTTGGGGCGAGCGGCCGATGTGCTCCACCAGGCGATCGAGATTGAGCCGGACCGGGTCGAAGCCCGCCTGGTGCTTGCGGAGGTTCTGGCGACTGAAGGGCGGTTCTTCGACTCTCGACAGGAGATTCAGCAGGTGCTTTTGACCGACCCAGACAGTATCCCTGCGGATGCACGGATGAAGGTTGGCTACCTCCTGGGGATCGCGGGGGGGATGCTTCCCAACCTGGAGGAGGCCAAGAGGCAATTTGAGAAGGTGCTGGAAGTGAATCCCGATCATGTAGGCGCTTCCTTTCAGCTGGGTATCGTCGAACTCAGACTCGGTCAATTTTCTGAAGCCGCAGAGCGCTTCGCATCAATTATCCCGCATTATCCCCAACATTTTGAAGCCCAATATCAACTCGGGATTGCCCATCTTCGAAGCCAGGATTACCGCAAGGCCATTCCCGCTTTGAAAGAAGCCCTTAAAATCAGGCCAAGCAGCCTGGAGGCCAAATGGGCCCTTAAACTCGCCTACGATCGGGAAGGCGGATATCCGGAGGATTTGGAAGAGAGATATAGACTCAGGCTTTTCCACGAGGATTTCGGAGTTTCTCACCCCCTGTTTACCGATATCGCTTCCCGGGTGGGGGTCGCGAAGGTGGATGGCGGACGGGGTAGTGCCTGGGGAGACTACGACAACGACGGAGACCTGGATATTTTCGCCCTGGGACATTATGCGCCTCAGGCTCTCTATCGAAACAACGGAGATGGCACCTTCACTGATGTGGCTGTCCATGCGGGATTGGCCGATATGCCGGGCGGTTTCGCGTCTCTGTTTGCCGACTACGACAACGACGGGGACCTGGATCTCTACGTAACCCGTGACGGCTGGTTTGGTAAGAAGCCAAATTCGCTCTACCGGAACAATGGGGACGGCACCTTTGACGATGTGACAGCGAGTGCCGGCGCAGGAGATTCCGGGTCGGGCTTTGGCGCTGCCTGGGGGGATTACAACAATGATGGGGCTCTCGACCTTTACATTGCCAACGGTGTGGTCGGGGATGGGTCACCCAACGTGCTCTATCACAACAATGGCGACGGCAGTTTCACCAATGTTGCCGTTCAAGCAGGTGTTGCAGACACCCGGTCGGCTATCGGGACAGCCTTTGGGGATTACGATAAAGATGGTTACCTCGATCTGTATGTCGTCAATCATACGGAATCCAATGTCCTTTATCACAACAATGGGGATGGGACCTTTACNNNNNNNNNNNNNNNNNNNNNNNNNNNNNNNNNNNNNNNNNNNNNNNNNNNNNNNNNNNNNNNNNNNNNNNNNNNNNNNNNNNNNNNNNNNNNNNNNNNNCACAACAATGGGGATGGGACCTTTACAGATGTGACCGCTTCCACCGCCGTTGTCGAACAGGTCGGAAAGGGGCATGGTGTGACCCTTGCAGATTATGATAGTGACGGTGATTTGGATATTTACGTCCCTGTTGGGGGGGCGTTCATAGGGGATCAATGGGTGAATCGCTTATACCGCAACGAAGGGAATTCCAACACCTGGCTGGTGGTTAAAACGGTTGGAACTCGGAGCAACCGGGATGGAATCGGGGCAGCGGTGACCGTGCGTGTGGGGTCACTATTATTGTACGCGGAGGTCAGCGGGGGATGCGGCTTCGGATCTACGAATAGCCTTCCGCTGGAGTTCGGGTTGGGGTCCAACAAGCGCGTGGACCTTCTGGAGATTCGATGGCCGAGCGGTGTGGTTCAACGATTTGAGAATCTCCAGGTAAATCAGGTCCTCACGGTGACGGAAGGAGAGGAATTGTGAATGCCGGCTTAAAAAAATGGAAAAGAGGTTGGATATACGCTGTACTCCTCCTGTTGATCGGGCTTATCATCTACTTCTGGCCGTATCCCGAAAAGGAGAAGGGCATGTCCAGGGGGGAGATAAGGTATCATTTAGGGATGGTTCACTTAAACCAGGGCGACCGCGACAAGGCAATGGAGGTCTTCCAAAAAGCAGTCGAATTGGACTCGGATTCTCCGATGCCCTACTTTGGTTTGGGCCTTGTTCACACATCCCATGGCAAATACGATGAGGCGGTGGAGGCCTTCCGCAAGGTAATCGCTCTGCGACCAGATTTTGTGGAGGCCTACTATAACCTCGGCCGGGTTCTTGCACAGCAGGGCGAGTATACGGAGGCAATTCGAGCCTATGAAAAGGTGGTCGCGATCAACCCGGATCTGACCCAGGTATATTACAATCTGGGGGAAATCTACATGGAAGGAAAGGAGTATGCCCGGGCCATAGCGAAATACAAGAAGGCGATACAGCGCGATCCCGACTATCGAGATGCCCACTACGCGCTGGGAAACGCGTATTCAAAACAGCGCAAGTATCCGGAGGCCATTCAGGCGTACGAACGGACTCTGAAGATCGATCCGGAACACGCGAAGTCCCACTACGGTTTGGGTATGGCCTACATGAGACAGGGAAAAACCGACGAGGGAGAGCGGGAGTTGGAGATATTCAAACGGCTGTATGCGTATCTGGAAGAGATAGAACAGGCGGAAGCCGTCCTTCGACAAAGTCCCAATGATCCTTCTGTTTACGTTGAGTTGGGAGTGATTCACGCGCGCTACGAAAGGTTTGAGCGGGCTGCCAGGGCGTTTCAACGGGCGATTGCGCTGGACTCAGTTTCGGTAGATGCACATCACAATTTGGGGTTGGTCTATGCACAGCAAGGCATGTATCGGGAGGCCGAAACGGCATTTCAACGGGCGATTGCGCTGGACTCAGTTTCGGTAGATGCACATCACAATCTGGGCCTGGTCTATGCACAGCAGGACAAATATCGGGAGGCTGAAACGGCATTTCAGAAGGCGATCGGGCTGGACGCCAAGTTTGCGCCAGCGCATGTTGAGTTGGGTGCGGTACATCAGCAACAGGGTGTGCTGGATAAGGCGATGGCCGAATATCAACGGGCGATTGCGCTGGATCCCCATCTTTTGAAGGCCCATAACAACCTCGGGGTCATCTACGCAGCGCAAGGGCGATTACTGGAAGCAGTGGCGGCCTGGAAGGCGGCGCTTGCGATCGATCCGACCGATCCCGAAACGAAAAGAAATTTGGAAGAGGCAGAAGAGATCGCACGCAAAGCGCCCTAAAGGTGGCGTTACGGATGTGTTGGGACCTGCAAGGTGGATAGAAAGGATCGTTCAGGATGTTCTGGTTTCACTCAGCACGAGTGTGGACAACCCGTTTCATGATTCTCGTCGCGTTATTTGGCCTGACCTGTGGTCCAAAACGGGATCCAGGCGATGCACAGGGCGTTCGATTTGTGGATATCACGGTTCAGGCGGAAGTCGAATTCCGCCACGTCCACGGAGGGAGTGGGCAAAAGTATTTCGTGGAGACGATGGGAGCAGGCTGCGCCTTTTTTGACTGCGATGGCGATGGTGACCTGGACCTGTATGCTGTCAACGGTGCCCCACTTCCGGAGTTTGTAGGAAATGAGATGCCGACGAACAGGCTTTATCGGAACAATGGGGATGGAACATTCACCGATGTGACGGAGCGCGCCGCCGTGGGCGACACGGGATACGGAACGGGATGCACCACCGGCGACTATGACAACGACGGAGATCTGGACCTCTATGTGACCAACTACGGTTCCAACATCCTCTATCGAAACAACGGGGATGGGACGTTCACCGACGTGACGGAGCGCGCCGCCGTGGGCGACAGCCACTGGGGATCTGGGTGCTCGTTTCTGGACTACGATAACGACGGGGATCTGGACCTCTACGTGGCCAACTACCTCGATTACGCTCTGGACGATCCGCGAATTGATCTGATCCCCTATATCGTCGATTATCAGGGCACCGGTGCCTCGGATCTGAAGACATATCCCCATCCGCACAACTTCAATGGTGCGCCCGACCGACTCTATCGGAACAACGGGGATGGGACATTCACCGATGTAGCCGATGCAGCCGGTGTAGCCAATACCGAAGGGAAAAGCCTGGGCGTAGTCGTCACAGACTACGACGACGATGGAGATCCCGATCTGTATGTGGCTAACGATATGGTCGGGAATTTCCTCTATCGGAACAACGGAGACGGGACATTCACCGATGTGGGATTGATCTCCGGGGTCGGTTACAACGAGAACGGCCAGGAGGAGGGAGGCATGGGCGTGGATGCTGGCGATTACGACAACGACGGGTGGATGGATCTGATTGTGACCAATTTCCAGCATGAGACTTATACCCTCTACCGCAACAACGGGGATGGGACATTCACCGATGTGTCGTTTGCCTCCGGTACGGGCAGAGTCACCCGGCCTTACCTCGGATGGGGGGTCGGTTTTTTCGACTATAACAACGACGGGTACAGCGATCTTTTCGCGGCCAACGGTCACGTGCAGGACAACATCGAAAAGCTGGACGGATCAACCTCTTATCCACAGCGCAATCTCCTTTTTCACAATAACGGGGATGGGACGTTCGCCGACACTTCCCTGAAGTCCGGAGATGGGATGCGCCTTGTGAAAGCCAGTCGTGGAACGGCGTTCGGGGATTATGACAACGACGGAGATGTCGATCTGTTTGTCCTCAACTCCAACGAGCGGGCGGACCTGCTGCGCAACGACGGGGGAAATCAGAACAACTATCTGACAGTCCGAACTGTGGGGACGGTGAGCAACCGGGATGGAATTGGTGCCAGGGTGAGGGTAGTCTCTGGAAGGCTGAGACAGGTGAAGGAGGTGCGGAGCGGATCCAGCTATCTCTCTCAGAACGATCTCCGGGTTCACTTCGGGTTGGGCAGTCGTTCAACAGTGGATACCCTGATGATTCGGTGGCCCAGCGGAACGGTGCAGGTGCTGACGGATATACCCGCCAATCGAGTTTGGACAGTGACTGAACAGACGGGCCCATAAGGGATAAAAAGATGAAAATTACCGATATCAAGCCGATGGCGATTAAAATTCCCCGGGAAGATACCTTTGGCGGAAAGGGAGTGGAAGAAGAGCAGGCGAAGGAGCGGACCTACGATGTGCAGCCGGGATGGCGCGGACTCTATTCCCGCCAGACCGAGACGACGCTGGTCAAAGTGGAGACCGACAGTGGCATTGTGGGATGGGGAGAGGGACAGGCACCAATCGGCCCGGAGGTGACGGCGATGGTAATCGACAAGGTGCTAAGGCCGATTCTGATCGGAAGAGACCCGGCCGAGTGGGGAGTATTGAAACACGAGATGTATCACGCGATGAACCTGAGGGGACACTACTCCGGGTTTATGGTACACGGCCTTGCGGCAGTAGATTCCGCCCTGTGGGATATCCAGGGGCAGAAGCTGGGTGCGCCGGTAGTAGAACTTCTCGGCGGGGCTTTTCGAGATCGAGTACCGGTTTATGTTTCGGGGGTGCGGGGAAACTCAATTGAGGAAATGGCAGAGACGGCACGCGGGCATATATCGGAGGGTTTCCGGGCGCTCAAGATGTTTTTGGGCTTCGGAATTGAAAGAGATTTAAAACACGTCGAGGGAATTCGAGATGCTGTGGGGCCAAATGTCCGGCTGATGGTGGATGCACTGTGGAATTATGACACACCGACGGCCCTGCAATTGGGACGGCACCTGGAGCGGCTGGGGGTGTTCTGGTTTGAAACGCCGACCAGCCCGGAGGATATCGAGGGCCACGCGGAGATTGCCCGGGAACTGGATATGTTCGTTGCGGCCGGAGAGACCGAGACAACGCGGTACCAATTTCTCAACTGGTTTCAGGCGCGGGGGCTGGATATCGCACAGCCCGATGTGGGGCGTTGCGGAATTACGGAAACCAGGAAAATTGCCGATCTGGCCGAAACATTCAATATCCCCATTGCGCTGCATGCAGGGATCTGTCTGCCGCCCAGTATCGCGGCTTCAATCCATGTGGCATTGGCCATTCCGAATTTGATTTTCCAGGAGTATCAACCGCTGATGCTCGGTCTTTCCAACCAGTTTTTGAAACGACCCATCGTGTGTGAGGAGGGCCATTTCCGCCTGCCTGAGGGGTCGGGGCTGGGAATTGAGATGGACGAAGATGCCCTATCTCAATATGTGGTTTATCCGTGACAGGTAATATCCGTTGAGATCGTCAATCAATGAGCGATCAATAGCCGGACTTAAACGAGGTGGCGGGTATGATTTTTTCTCAGGACGACGCAACTGGTCAGGTGACGCTTTCACCAGAGGGTCCCTTTGTCACCGGCTCATATGTGACCTTGACGTTAACGTTTACAACAGGCGAGGACGGCCTGGCTGAAGGTGCGCGGTTGCGTGTTGGGATGCCCAATACCGGGTGGGAGCCTGTCGTGGTGCCCCAACTCCGATACTGGGACGAACTGGTGCGGGGAAAAGATCGAAAGTACGCACCCTTTTATGCGGTCAACACGACAGCAGAGATAGTCACCCAGGGAGACGCTGTGCTGCACCTGGAGACGATGGAGCGTATGCTGATTCCCGATGAAGACCCTGCAGAGGCTTATTGGCGATGGTGGATCACGGCGACGGTAGAGGATGGGCCTCTGGCCGGAGGAGACCAGATAGTGTTGACTTACGGTGACCCTCGATTTGTGAGACGCGGTGTAAGGGTTCAGACCTTTCCGGAAGACGAACTGACGATTTCGGTATATGTGGACTCGGGCGATGGGAATTGGATGCGCCCCAAAGGCGCGCCGGTTGAACTGGACGTGGTGTCAGGCGCTCCTGCACGGGCCAATGTAGTAGTCCCGTCTGTGATTACGGGACCCGTCCCTCCGGTGCGGATTGCTCTGACAGACGCCTGTCACTGCCGTCCGAACGACGATCCGCCCAGGTCCCTGATCCTGCGCGACGAGCGCTGGCGCCGGGTGGGCAATGTCCGATTCTCCGGATTGCAGCCGGTTAAAGTGGAACTGGAAAATTCGGGAGCCATTTTTGAGAGGGTGACGCTGACCGATTCGGGGGGAGAACAGATCTGGGGGACTTCCAATCCGTGCATTCACTCGGATGAGGACAATTTGCAGCTTTTCTGGGGGGACCTGCACGCCCAGAGTGAATATCACGTGATGCACTCGCAAAAAAAGGACGCCCGCCAACCCGGCTGGTCCAAGGGCATTTCCTGCGGCACGCCGGACGATGTGTATCAGTACGCCCGGGATGTATCGCTGCTCGATTTTGTGTCCATTACTGATCAGGGCGCGATTACAGGCGTGGGCTGGGAGCTTCTCCAGCAGAAGGCCATTGAGTATTATCGACCGGGAGAATTTGTAACGTTCAAGTCCTATGAGGCTGGCTCTCCAGTGGGCCATCGGAATGTGTATTTTCGGGACGTTGCGGTTGAGCCGCCTCAGGATGCCGGGACGTTCAGCTATATGCCCGATTTTCTGTACGAGTACTATCGAGGACGCAGGGATGTAATGTTGATCCCGCATCACGTCAAGACGTGGACAGATTGGTCACTTCACGATCCGGACCTGGAACCTTTAATGGAGATCTATTCGTGCTGGGGACAATCTGAAAATCCCTCAATGGACCGGTGGGACAAGGGGGTGACGCCGGGGGCTGGGGCATGGGAAGCACTGAGACGGGGTTACCGACTGGGTATGATCGCCAGCAGCGACAACCATGTGGGCATGCCGGGACGGAGCTATCAGCACGACCGACAGGCCCATACGCCTTTTCCAGGAGGACTTGCAGCGGTCTGGGCGCCAGAGCTGACACGGGAGACGCTCTTCGATGCGCTCAAAAGCCGTCGCTGTTACGGCACTACGGGTGCTCGCATTATCCTGGACTTCACACTCAACGATCAGCCTATGGGGAGCATTTTGGAGGTCGAGAGAGGCGAGGTGCCGAGAGAAATCTATGCCTATATTCGGGGCACAGACGCAATCGATCGCGTTGAGGTCGTGCAGAACGGAAAGGTCGTTGAGACTGGAACGCCTCCCCACCGGGATAGACAGGATATCTATCGTTTGCAGTGGCGGGACACCACGGCGCTTGAGGCGAATACCCATTACTACATCCGCGTAATCCAGACCGATGGCGAGATGGGCTGGTCGTCTCCGATCTGGGTGGATCGGGTATAGAGAAGTCGCCCTGGCACCGCATCCGATGTCTCCTCCACACAAACAGTGATTGCCTACCATGTAAAGATTGTGCATAATAACAAAGTAAACGACCTCAAACACATATCCTTTGAACTGCACAAATACCATGCGCGCTGTACGCAAACTAAAACCCGGTCCTGGACACATCGCCTTATGCAACACACCAGAACCGGATATCGAACATCCCGACGACATCAAAATCGCCGTTCAGAGCGGCGGACTCTGCGGCACCGATCTCCACATCCGCCACGGCGGTTATGGCTCTCGCCCACCTGTCACGCTTTGCCATGAACTCTCAGGTGAAGTCGTCAAAGTCGGCACCAATGTCACCCGCATCAAAACAGGTGACCGCGTCACGATCCTTCCCACGGCAAATGGCGCATGTGGGCACTGTCGCCATTGTCGGGCCAGCGAATTTTTCTTTTGTCCCCAGCGCAAATCCGTTGGCAGCATGCGCGACGGCGGATTTGCCGAATACTGCGTCATCCCCCAAAACCTCGCCTTCCCGCTTCCCGAATCCGTCTCCTATGACACCGCCGCGCTTGTTGAACCCC
Protein-coding sequences here:
- a CDS encoding sugar ABC transporter permease → MQVRRQRVMIQWTNRAGYTFLVPALAILAFVYAYPMAKVIEFSLRHRGTGVWTALDNYQRLLGDPIFWQALWNNVGLFFLIPILVVLSLVFSSLLYERIRGWQVYRFFIFLPYMIPVVVTGIAFGYILQYRGLVNRVLDFAGLGGLRQDWLGDPHLAFFTVGGVIVWRELGLGIVLFLARLMQVPGELYESARIDGAGWWQTLYYVTVPQLSTVILFYTSVMMIQLFSWVFNYIFVLTRGGPGFTTYVSEFYIYQRAFSYDEIGVASACSFVVVLLVAVGLSGLFSLLRRVEIFE
- a CDS encoding carbohydrate ABC transporter permease; the encoded protein is MVQRFIRSAMCHFVLLGLCIVALVPLYFMLVSALKEQMEFFQDPVGLPSSPVLNNFAVVFGQSKFARWILNSTVLTIASVGLTLGISCFAAYAFARIPFTGRHVLFRLTSALMAVPVIAMIVPLFVFMVKVGLVNTYPAAIAVYCGFMLPYTTFFLTGFFSQLPRGIFDAALIDGCSHGLLLRKIVLPLSLPAIATLAIVNALWVWNELLISLVLLQADDMRTLMVGITVFRDRFGVNVPVTMAGLLVAVFPMLLLYLSGLRYFVSGLMVGSLKGE
- the ugpC gene encoding sn-glycerol-3-phosphate ABC transporter ATP-binding protein UgpC translates to MASVTLKRVRKVFDKAVVAVEDVDLQVEDGEFVVLVGPSGCGKTTILRMIAGLEEVTRGEIYIGEVLANNLLPKDRDIAMVFQNYALYPHMSVYQNMAFGLKLRKYRKEEIDARVREAADILGIGDLLDRKPKALSGGQRQRVAVGRAIVRKPKVFLFDEPLSNLDAGLRVQMRTEISKLHMHLDATMIYVTHDQVEAMTMGDRIVAMREGRIQQIGSPIDLYRHPVNRFVAGFIGSPSMNFLEGRLTRNKGVAFSCDAICFPIPERCTGCLQAYIGRDLVLGIRPEHIVEASAPYGPQERGEVRASVEVVEPMGNETYLYLRAEDTRFVARIYTDWIPAVGETVHLAFDLAEIHFFDKETGAALISNEWDS
- a CDS encoding tetratricopeptide repeat protein, translated to MNAGLKKWKRGWIYAVLLLLIGLIIYFWPYPEKEKGMSRGEIRYHLGMVHLNQGDRDKAMEVFQKAVELDSDSPMPYFGLGLVHTSHGKYDEAVEAFRKVIALRPDFVEAYYNLGRVLAQQGEYTEAIRAYEKVVAINPDLTQVYYNLGEIYMEGKEYARAIAKYKKAIQRDPDYRDAHYALGNAYSKQRKYPEAIQAYERTLKIDPEHAKSHYGLGMAYMRQGKTDEGERELEIFKRLYAYLEEIEQAEAVLRQSPNDPSVYVELGVIHARYERFERAARAFQRAIALDSVSVDAHHNLGLVYAQQGMYREAETAFQRAIALDSVSVDAHHNLGLVYAQQDKYREAETAFQKAIGLDAKFAPAHVELGAVHQQQGVLDKAMAEYQRAIALDPHLLKAHNNLGVIYAAQGRLLEAVAAWKAALAIDPTDPETKRNLEEAEEIARKAP
- a CDS encoding CRTAC1 family protein, with protein sequence MGAGCAFFDCDGDGDLDLYAVNGAPLPEFVGNEMPTNRLYRNNGDGTFTDVTERAAVGDTGYGTGCTTGDYDNDGDLDLYVTNYGSNILYRNNGDGTFTDVTERAAVGDSHWGSGCSFLDYDNDGDLDLYVANYLDYALDDPRIDLIPYIVDYQGTGASDLKTYPHPHNFNGAPDRLYRNNGDGTFTDVADAAGVANTEGKSLGVVVTDYDDDGDPDLYVANDMVGNFLYRNNGDGTFTDVGLISGVGYNENGQEEGGMGVDAGDYDNDGWMDLIVTNFQHETYTLYRNNGDGTFTDVSFASGTGRVTRPYLGWGVGFFDYNNDGYSDLFAANGHVQDNIEKLDGSTSYPQRNLLFHNNGDGTFADTSLKSGDGMRLVKASRGTAFGDYDNDGDVDLFVLNSNERADLLRNDGGNQNNYLTVRTVGTVSNRDGIGARVRVVSGRLRQVKEVRSGSSYLSQNDLRVHFGLGSRSTVDTLMIRWPSGTVQVLTDIPANRVWTVTEQTGP
- a CDS encoding mandelate racemase/muconate lactonizing enzyme family protein, with protein sequence MKITDIKPMAIKIPREDTFGGKGVEEEQAKERTYDVQPGWRGLYSRQTETTLVKVETDSGIVGWGEGQAPIGPEVTAMVIDKVLRPILIGRDPAEWGVLKHEMYHAMNLRGHYSGFMVHGLAAVDSALWDIQGQKLGAPVVELLGGAFRDRVPVYVSGVRGNSIEEMAETARGHISEGFRALKMFLGFGIERDLKHVEGIRDAVGPNVRLMVDALWNYDTPTALQLGRHLERLGVFWFETPTSPEDIEGHAEIARELDMFVAAGETETTRYQFLNWFQARGLDIAQPDVGRCGITETRKIADLAETFNIPIALHAGICLPPSIAASIHVALAIPNLIFQEYQPLMLGLSNQFLKRPIVCEEGHFRLPEGSGLGIEMDEDALSQYVVYP
- a CDS encoding DUF3604 domain-containing protein codes for the protein MIFSQDDATGQVTLSPEGPFVTGSYVTLTLTFTTGEDGLAEGARLRVGMPNTGWEPVVVPQLRYWDELVRGKDRKYAPFYAVNTTAEIVTQGDAVLHLETMERMLIPDEDPAEAYWRWWITATVEDGPLAGGDQIVLTYGDPRFVRRGVRVQTFPEDELTISVYVDSGDGNWMRPKGAPVELDVVSGAPARANVVVPSVITGPVPPVRIALTDACHCRPNDDPPRSLILRDERWRRVGNVRFSGLQPVKVELENSGAIFERVTLTDSGGEQIWGTSNPCIHSDEDNLQLFWGDLHAQSEYHVMHSQKKDARQPGWSKGISCGTPDDVYQYARDVSLLDFVSITDQGAITGVGWELLQQKAIEYYRPGEFVTFKSYEAGSPVGHRNVYFRDVAVEPPQDAGTFSYMPDFLYEYYRGRRDVMLIPHHVKTWTDWSLHDPDLEPLMEIYSCWGQSENPSMDRWDKGVTPGAGAWEALRRGYRLGMIASSDNHVGMPGRSYQHDRQAHTPFPGGLAAVWAPELTRETLFDALKSRRCYGTTGARIILDFTLNDQPMGSILEVERGEVPREIYAYIRGTDAIDRVEVVQNGKVVETGTPPHRDRQDIYRLQWRDTTALEANTHYYIRVIQTDGEMGWSSPIWVDRV